From one Cydia strobilella chromosome 24, ilCydStro3.1, whole genome shotgun sequence genomic stretch:
- the LOC134752121 gene encoding zinc finger protein draculin-like isoform X4 has protein sequence MEELHSCSCCLVRPPEKGIKTLYKHLGKTEIYYDMLKDCFDINLGMGNDECGICEVCVGRLRDANDFKLQVQRCQTEMHARLKGVLSTGDKFKIKLEKAGGDETPTRDIKLEKSDVDKSDVEMADGEVVSVSIFTHTQKSGPPGPSAKPASTVTSRSRGRVVECDICHKTFDTKNANTRLMIHRRSHTGEKPYACKVCDKRFAQRSHLNTHNAFHMGKFRFSCEQCNARFVQKNQYDVHMRGHTGSRPFSCENCKKTFIQKGHLTRHKRKCDPIHVEPGEITCKLEYSDETVDFTCDICKKQFADESAIKAHKKTHSGDYPFTCDICERKFNTQFALNNHKFDHSGGKPFKCEKCNKGYTSKSALNMHLRVHTEDYKYGCDVCKKRFILKENLNVHMRVHTGEKPYTCATCETKFRYRYSLKKHLLEKHNQVMDKQFRCDKCDKRFALQGSLSKHMERHADKEIEDKALKEGRKEYMCEICSKQFASKGILKSHRETHNEEKAFECEVCHKKFRRKKVLQDHMKVHEDFKRYSCDVCGVQFKHKSALAVHIRRMHSTIRPHTCDICQKGFKVLAGLKEHYRVHTGERPFACEICYKKFQRHSAVRKHLISVHHEKPNRFIKLKTSNNYN, from the exons ATGGAGGAGTTGCATTCGTGTAGCTGTTGCCTGGTGCGGCCGCCGGAGAAGGGGATCAAGACGCTGTATAAACATCTCGGCAAAACAGAGATTTATTACGACATGCTGAAAGATTGCTTCGATATTAAT CTCGGAATGGGTAATGACGAGTGTGGGATCTGCGAGGTGTGCGTGGGGCGGCTGCGGGATGCGAATGACTTCAAGCTGCAAGTGCAGCGCTGCCAGACCGAAATGCACGCGCGGCTCAAGGGAGTACTCTCTACCG GTGATAAGTTCAAAATTAAGTTGGAGAAAGCGGGTGGAGATGAGACCCCCACAC GCGATATCAAGCTGGAAAAGTCAGACGTGGACAAGTCAGACGTGGAGATGGCTGATGGCGAGGTCGTATCAG TGTCCATATTCACACACACGCAGAAAAGCGGACCACCAGGGCCTTCAGCGAAGCCCGCTTCTACCGTCACAAGCCGCAGCCGCGGTAGAGTGGTTGAATGCGACATATGCCACAAAACATTCGATACTAAAAACGCAAACACCAGACTCATGATCCATCGCCGCTCCCACACTGGAGAGAAGCCATATGCGTGTAAAGTATGCGATAAAAGATTCGCACAAAGGAGCCATTTAAACACACATAACGCGTTCCACATGGGAAAGTTCAGATTCTCCTGCGAACAATGTAATGCGCGATTCGTTCAAAAAAACCAATATGATGTACATATGCGTGGACACACAGGTTCAAGACCGTTTTCGTgtgaaaattgcaaaaaaacatTCATACAAAAAGGCCACTTAACCCGTCATAAAAGAAAATGTGATCCTATTCATGTAGAGCCAGGGGAGATTACATGCAAACTAGAGTATTCAGATGAAACTGTAGATTTTACATGTGACATATGCAAAAAACAATTTGCAGACGAAAGCGCCATTAAAGCTCATAAAAAAACTCATTCCGGCGATTATCCATTCACTTGCGATATTTGTGAAAGGAAATTTAATACGCAATTTGCTTTGAATAATCATAAATTTGACCACTCGGGAGGGAAACCTTTTAAGTGTGAAAAATGCAATAAAGGTTATACATCAAAAAGTGCTTTAAATATGCATTTGAGAGTTCATACTGAGGATTACAAGTATGGATGTGACGTGTGTAAGAAACGATTTATACTAAAGGAGAATTTAAATGTACATATGCGTGTACATACGGGGGAAAAGCCTTACACCTGTGCAACATGTGAGACTAAGTTTCGCTATAGATATAGCTTAAAGAAACATTTATTAGAGAAACATAACCAAGTTATGGACAAACAGTTCCGTTGCGATAAATGTGATAAACGATTTGCTCTACAGGGGAGTTTATCTAAACACATGGAGAGGCATGCTGACAAAGAAATAGAAGATAAAGCGTTAAAGGAAGGTAGGAAGGAATACATGTGTGAAATATGTAGCAAACAGTTTGCATCGAAAGGCATCTTAAAAAGTCACAGAGAGACTCACAATGAAGAAAAAGCTTTCGAATGTGAAGTATGTCATAAGAAATTCAGAAGGAAGAAGGTTTTGCAAGACCACATGAAGGTACACGAGGACTTTAAACGGTACTCATGTGATGTATGCGGTGTACAGTTTAAACATAAATCTGCCTTAGCAGTTCATATTCGACGAATGCATTCAACAATTAGGCCACATACTTGCGACATTTGTCAGAAGGGTTTCAAAGTTCTTGCTGGATTAAAAGAGCACTATCGGGTACACACTGGGGAAAGACCATTCGCTTGCGAAATATGCTATAAGAAATTTCAGCGCCATAGTGCGGTTAGGAAACATCTTATAAGTGTCCATCACGAGAAACCtaatagatttattaaattaaaaacatcgaataattataactaa